A window of Flavobacteriales bacterium contains these coding sequences:
- a CDS encoding Zn-dependent hydrolase produces the protein MKSHIPVLIFLMLILASCQESEQAASVEKPVETTELSDPRTTYAEVDLVTDVDLLNENEKAVIPLLIEASKHMDSIFWLQSYGPEAELMAKLDKEADRRFAKVNYGPWDRLNDNLPFVEGFGPKPPGAGFYPEDMTDEEFQSLDAEDKTSLYTTIRRDAQGKLVSIPYSQDYAYNTEAAARLLESAAELSEDKEFSNYLTLRAQALREDSFDASDIAWLDMKDNHLDIIIGPIENYEDKLYGYKAAHEAYVLVKDMEWSKKLDRFVAFLPGLQEGLPVPDAYKQESPGRDSQLNAYDVIYYAGDCNSGSKTIAVNLPNDEEIQTSKGTRRSQLKNAMQAKYDRILVPISDVLIDEAQRKHITFNAFFSNTMFHEVAHGLGIKNTINGRGTVREALKADFSALEEGKADILGLYMVDELYNQGEIEEGTLEDYYVTFLASIFRSVRFGASSAHGKANMLRFNFFKERNAFIRDETTGTYRVDMEQMKKAMDELSEVILTLQGDGDSEGVKQLIEKYGKIDAELQADLDRLNDAGIPVDVVFRQGVDVLGI, from the coding sequence ATGAAATCCCATATTCCTGTTCTTATATTTCTCATGCTCATTCTGGCTTCTTGTCAAGAGTCAGAACAGGCAGCTTCCGTAGAGAAGCCGGTAGAGACCACTGAACTTAGCGACCCGCGCACTACCTATGCAGAGGTAGACTTGGTCACTGATGTCGACCTGCTCAATGAGAATGAGAAGGCGGTCATTCCTCTGCTTATAGAAGCTTCCAAACACATGGACTCCATATTCTGGCTCCAGTCCTACGGTCCTGAAGCAGAGTTGATGGCCAAATTGGACAAAGAGGCCGATCGCAGATTTGCCAAGGTCAACTACGGTCCATGGGACCGATTGAATGACAACCTCCCCTTTGTAGAGGGATTCGGCCCGAAGCCGCCAGGTGCCGGGTTCTATCCAGAAGACATGACCGATGAGGAATTCCAATCACTGGATGCTGAGGACAAGACCAGTCTGTACACTACCATTCGCAGAGATGCTCAAGGCAAGCTGGTGAGTATACCCTATTCGCAGGATTATGCCTACAATACCGAGGCTGCTGCACGTCTCTTAGAGTCAGCTGCTGAACTAAGTGAGGACAAGGAATTCAGCAACTATCTCACCCTACGGGCCCAAGCATTGAGAGAAGACTCTTTCGATGCAAGTGATATCGCTTGGTTGGATATGAAGGACAACCATCTCGACATCATCATAGGCCCCATAGAGAATTACGAGGATAAACTGTATGGCTATAAAGCCGCCCATGAAGCCTATGTATTGGTAAAAGATATGGAATGGAGCAAGAAGCTGGACCGATTCGTAGCCTTCCTACCTGGCCTTCAAGAAGGACTTCCCGTACCAGATGCCTATAAGCAGGAGTCTCCTGGTAGGGATTCTCAATTGAATGCCTATGACGTGATCTACTATGCCGGCGATTGTAATAGCGGCAGCAAGACCATCGCTGTCAATCTACCCAACGATGAGGAGATACAGACCAGCAAAGGCACCCGCAGGTCACAGCTCAAGAATGCTATGCAGGCAAAGTATGATCGCATACTCGTCCCCATCAGCGATGTGCTCATAGATGAGGCCCAGCGCAAGCACATCACATTCAACGCCTTCTTCTCCAACACCATGTTCCATGAAGTGGCACACGGACTAGGAATCAAGAACACCATCAATGGAAGAGGCACTGTAAGAGAAGCTTTGAAAGCGGACTTCTCAGCATTGGAAGAAGGTAAGGCGGATATCCTAGGCCTATATATGGTAGATGAACTCTACAATCAAGGTGAGATAGAAGAAGGAACCTTAGAGGACTACTATGTCACTTTTCTGGCGAGTATATTCCGATCGGTCCGATTCGGTGCTTCCAGCGCACATGGAAAAGCGAATATGCTCCGATTCAATTTCTTCAAAGAACGTAATGCGTTCATAAGGGATGAAACAACGGGTACATATCGCGTGGATATGGAGCAGATGAAAAAAGCGATGGATGAGCTGAGTGAAGTGATCCTCACGCTTCAGGGAGATGGAGACTCTGAAGGAGTGAAGCAATTGATCGAGAAGTACGGAAAGATAGATGCTGAACTACAGGCTGATCTGGATCGACTCAATGATGCCGGCATCCCTGTGGACGTGGTATTCCGTCAAGGGGTCGATGTACTGGGAATCTAA